From the Streptomyces nodosus genome, the window CAGCACCCCCAGCACCCGGCGTACGGCCCCCCGCCGTATCCGGGCGGCTCGACGACGCCGTACGGCCCCTATCCGTACGGTCCCCACCCCTTCGGCGACCCCGCACGGCAGGAACCGCCCCGCAGGAGCGGCCGTTCCACCGCCGTGCTGATCGTCGTCGCCCTGGTGGTGGCGCTCGGCGCGGGCGGCTCGGTGTACACGCTGATGCAGGGCGACGATCCCGGGACGGGCGGCCGGACGAGGCCGGGGCCGTCGCACCCCGCCGGGCCCGCGGCCTCCGCCGCGACCACGCCCCCGCCCGCCGCCTCGCCCGCCGCGAGCCCGAGCCCCTCCTCGTCGACGCCCGCCGCGGGCGCCGTCCCCGACGGCTACCTCGGCACCTGGAACGCCGCCATCGACAACGGCACCGGGCACAACACCCGCCGTCTGGTCGTCCAGCAGGGCGAGGCGGGCGACACGGTGCTCTCCCTGACGGCGGACGGCCCCTCCGGCGGCGGCACGTACCACTGTGTCTTCCACGCGGGGCTGACCGGACGCCCCACCGGCGAGGGCCCGTTGGAGATCGGCCCGTCCACGGTCACGGAAGGCCGCCCGCTCTCGTCCTGCACCCCGGGCGGCGCCACCGAACTGACGCTCCTGCCGGACGGCCGCCTCCGGCGCCTGAACCCGGCCACCGGCGAGTCCCTGACGTATACGAAGGAGAACTGACCCGGCCGCAGGCGGTGAACACCGGCTGAACTTCCCTCCGGCCGCCCGGAATGTCCCTCGGGCGGGCCGTACGGTGTCCGCACCGTCGGCTCGGGGGGTGGCCTGTGGAATGGCTGAGCGCGGAGAACGTCGTCGCCATGGTGACCGCGGTGCTCGGCATCGTGGCGTCGGCGGTGATGGTCTGGTACGAGCGCCGGGTGCCGGGGCGCAAGAGGATCGGCTACCGGGTCCAGATGGACAACCCGATCGGCGACGATGTGCGCCCGGGGCGGGCGAATGTGCGGCTCGGCTGGTTCGACGAGGCCTCCGGCATGGCCGACGCCACCTTCGTCCTGCTGCGCATCGAGAACGACGGCTCGCACAGCATCGCCGACAGCGACTACACCGCGCCCGAACTCCACGGTCTGACGGCGGTGTTCGCCGACCGCACGGTCCGCGGGGTGTCGGTCACCCAGCCGTCCGGCAGTGATCACCTCCTGGACCACTTCACGCCGGTGGCCGGATTCGGCTACGAGGGCAACACCCTGCGCATCCCGCGCGTCCCGCTCAACCGGGGCGACCACTTCAAGCTGCTGGTGCTGCTGTCGGGCGGCGAGGTGGGCAGCCCGATCCGGATCACCGGCGGCATCCTCGGCGGTGAGGTGCGGCCCAACCGCAGTACCACCCCGGACGACAAGCCACCCGTGTTCAGCAAGGCGTCTCAGATGATCACCGGGCTGCTGACGGTGTGCGTGCTGATCCTGACCGTGCTGATGGTGACGCGGGACGACACCCGCCCGCCGATGGGTTGTGAGAAGGGCACGCTCACGGTGACCGGGTCGACGGCGTTCCAGCCGGTGATGCAGGAGGCGGCGAAGAAGTACCAGCGGGACTGCCCGGGCTCCACGATCACCGTGGACGCCCATGGCAGCACCGCGGGAGTGCGCGAACTCGAGGCCAGGGGCCAGGAGTCGAAGAAGGGCTCCCCGCCGGTGATCGCCCTCTCCGACGGCCCCAAGCCCGAAGGGCTGCCCGCGCTGCGCGAGAACCGGGTGGCGGTGTCGGTCTTCGCGCTGGTGGTGAACAAGGACGTCCCGCTCACCGACCTCTCGCTCACCGAGGTGCGCAGGCTCTACGAGGGCAGGATCACCAACTGGAAGCAGCTCGGCGGCCCCGACCGCCCGGTCCTGCTGGTCAGCCGGGACGCCAACTCGGGCACCCGGCAGGTCTTCCAGCGCCGGGTCCTGGGCCGGGGCGAGATCGCCAACTCCTCGCTGGACTGCGTCCACAAGGACGATGCGACGGCCCCCGTCGTGCGCTGCGAACTCGACTCCACCGAGCAGGTGCTGAACGCGGTCGCCACGCTGCCAGGCGCCATCGGCTACAGCGAACTCAACCTGGCGGAAGGCCACTCCGGTCTGCGGCTGCCGGCACTGGACGGGCACCGGCCGTCCGTCGAGGAACTCGAACACGGCGGATCCGACTACCCCTACCGCGAGATCGAGTACGCCTACACCTACGGCCAGCCGCCCGCCGACTCCCTCGCCTCCAGCTTTCTCACCTACATCAGCCGGGGCAGCGGCCAGGACATCATCCGCACCCATGGCCATCTGCCCTGCGGAACACCGGTGGGGCTGAGGATCTGCGGCGGGCGGTAGGCGGTGCCCGGGTGGCTCGTCGGCCGGGCCGCGCTCATCGGGTCTCCGGCGGCCGCTGCCGGGGCATGTTCGGCCGGGCCCCCGTGGGGGGCGCGAACCTCCCCGGCACCACCCCCTCCGCCCGTGGCGCGGTCACCGCCGACGACTGGATGCCCAGCGGTGCGGACCTGGTCCGGAACTCCACCATCCAGTCCGCCGTCTCCGCGCGGACCAGCTCCGTCACATCCTCCGAGAACCGCCGCAGCACCGAAAGGCAGCGCTCCGCCGCCTCCCCCGCGGTCCCCTCCGCCGGCCCCAGCACCTCCCGTACGCTCTCCGAGGCCCAGTCGAACTGGAGCGTCTGCAACCGTCGCTGCACGGCCTGGGCGGTCGCCATGTCCCGCATCCACCCGGACGTCATCCCGAAGAACCGGTCCCCGGCGACACACGCCACCCCCAGCAGCAACGGCAGACAGGCCCAGGGCGCCACTCCGCGCACCACTCCGGTCAGATCCAGCAGCGGCAGCGCCGCCCCGCAGACGGCCCCGGCCGCCGCACCCCCGCGCAGCACCAGCGCGCCCCGCCGCTTCCAGGTCCGGTTCGCCAGATACCAGGCGGTCGTCTCCAGCGCCTGCCGCTCCACCCACCGGTACAGCTCGTCCAGCCGCTGCGCGGGCTCCCCCCAGTCGCCGTGCGGGAAGGGCCGCCCCGCGAGGTCGTCCGGCCGGGGCCCCGCCGCGGCGTCGCCCCGACCGTCCTGGAGAGGACCCTCGGGCTGCATCTCCGGCTGACTCACCCGGCACTCCCTCCGTACGGCTACGGCGTTCCGACGTCCCACGACGCGCGCCCCGCGGTGCGCGCCCGCCCCTGTCGCGCACGGTCCGCGACGGATCGCGACGCAAGGTGCCGGGCATCGGACCCTTCCTATCGCCCCGGGGCCGCCGAGGATCCGGGTTTCCCCGCCTTTCCGCCCGGAAGTGGGCCTTGGCCAGGGACGGGGGCCGCCGTCAAACTCACTCGAAAGAGTGGGGTCGCGGGCCCCCGGGGAGTCCGGACGGACTACCGGAGCGCTCGTCCCGGTGACCACGTAGGCTCGTGCCAGGCGGTGAACCCCGCCCTGACAGCCGTACGAAATCCTGTCGGCCGAACCGTACGAGACCAGGAGCTGATCGTGATTCCCGGTGGTGGCCAGCCCAATATGCAGCAGTTGCTCCAGCAGGCCCAGAAGATGCAGCAGGACCTCGCGAACGCCCAGGAGGAGCTGGCACGGACCGAGGTCGACGGCCAGGCGGGCGGTGGTCTGGTGAAGGCCACGGTCACCGGCTCCGGCGAGCTGCGAGGCCTGGTCATCGACCCGAAGGCGGTGGACCCGGAGGACACGGAGACCCTCGCCGACCTGATCGTCGCGGCCGTCCAGGCGGCCAACGAGAACGCACAGACGTTGCAGCAGCAGAAGCTCGGCCCGCTGGCCCAGGGCCTGGGCGGAGGCATCCCCGGCCTGCCGTTCTGAGCCCTCGGGCCCGTCTCCTCCGGGGGATCCGTTCCTCGCGGGAGACCTGTTCCTTCCCGGAAAGCAGCTGGTCTCTTCTGGGAAGGGCGGAGGCCAACTACCGTACGTACCAAGAAACCGAGCCCGGTCGCACAGGTACCCGGCGCTCTGTGGGAAAGGCAGTCCGTTGTACGAAGGCGTGGTCCAGGACCTCATCGACGAGCTGGGGCGGCTGCCCGGCGTCGGTCCCAAGAGCGCGCAGCGGATCGCCTTCCACATCCTCCAGGCCGAGCCCACGGACGTACGCAGGCTCGCCCAGGCGCTGCTCGAGGTGAAGGCCAAGGTCCGCTTCTGCGCGACCTGCGGCAATGTGGCGCAGGAGGAACTGTGCGGCATCTGCCGCGACCCGCGCCGGGGTGTCTCCGTGATCTGTGTGGTGGAGGAACCCAAGGACGTCGTGGCGATCGAGCGGACCCGTGAGTTCCGGGGCCGCTACCACGTCCTGGGCGGGGCGATCAGCCCCATCGAGGGGGTGGGCCCGGACGATCTGCGCATCAGGGAACTGCTCGCGAGACTGGCCGACGGCACGGTCGAGGAGCTGATCCTGGCCACGGACCCGAACCTGGAGGGCGAGGCCACCGCCACCTACCTCGCCCGGATGATCAAACCCATGGGCCTCAAGGTCACCCGCCTGGCCAGCGGCCTCCCGGTGGGCGGCGACCTGGAATACGCGGACGAGGTCACCCTCGGCCGCGCCTTCGAGGGGAGACGACTCCTAGATGTCTGACGCCACGCTGCACTCCACGACGCAGGACCCCGGCGACTTCGCGGTGCAGATCGCGGACCAGATCGAGAGCTTCCTGGTGGCCGTCACGGAGGTCGCGAAGGGCGACGAGCCGGACTCGGCCGTTCCCTTCCTCCTGCTGGAGGTCTCCCAGCTCCTCCTGGCGGGCGGGCGCCTCGGCGCCCACGAGGACATCGTGCCGGACGAGCGCTACGAGCCCGACCCGGGCCCGGAGCCGGACGTGGACGGACTGCGCGAACGCCTCGCCGCCATGCTGGAGCCGATCGATGTCTACTCCGAGGTCTTCGACCCGTACGAGCCGCGCAAGGCCCCGGTCCCGGCCCGTATCTCGGACGACCTGGCGGATGTCATCACGGACCTGCGTCACGGCATGGTCCACTACCGCGCCGGCCGCACCACCGAGGCCCTGTGGTGGTGGCAGTTCTCCTACTTCTCCAACTGGGGCTCGACGGCCTCCGCGACGCTGCGCGCGCTCCAGTCCCTGGTCGCGCATGTGCGGCTGAACCAGCCCCTGGAGGAGCTCGACGGCCTCGACACCGACCAGGGCCTCGGTGACGAGACCCTGGCCGAGGAGGCGGGCCGGGTCATGGCCCGGGAGATCGCGGCCCCGCTGGGGCTGCGCCCGGCGCGGCGCGTCAAATGAGCCCCTCGGACCGCCTCGTGTGACGCGCGGCACATTTCGAGTGAGGGTGTGCGCGCCGGGTAAGGACCCGTGCGGACGGACGCGGCGCCACAGCGGCCGCGTCCGGTGCGGCGGCGGAGCGCGGCGGTGAGAACCGCCGCACATCCTCCGCGCTCCCGGAGGAAACCCGGGTGATCCCTGGGTGAGCGGGACATCTCACCATGCGGTATCCCGGAAGGGGAATTCGGTCGCTCGTTAGACTGAGCCGACCGCGCCGCACATGCACAGGCGTGGCACGAGACGGATTGAGCGAGGAGCGCACGTGGGCCTTGTCGTGCAGAAGTACGGAGGCTCCTCCGTAGCCGATGCCGAGGGCATCAAGCGCGTCGCCAAGCGGATCGTGGAGGCGAAGAAGAACGGCAACCAGGTGGTTGTCGTCGTCTCCGCGATGGGCGACACGACGGACGAGCTGATCGATCTCGCCGAGCAGGTTTCCCCGATGCCTGCCGGGCGCGAGCTCGACATGCTGCTGACCGCCGGAGAGCGGATCTCCATGGCGCTGCTGGCGATGGCGATCAAAAAACTGGGGCACAAGGCGCAGTCGTTCACCGGCAGCCAGGCGGGTGTCATCACCGACTCGGTCCACAACAAAGCCCGGATCATCGATGTCACTCCGGGACGCATCCGGACCGCGCTGGACGAGGGCAACATCGGCATCGTCGCCGGTTTCCAGGGTGTCAGCCAGGACAAGAAGGACATCACGACCCTGGGGCGCGGTGGCTCCGACACCACCGCCGTGGCGCTGGCCGCCGCCCTCGACGCCGAGGTCTGCGAGATCTACACCGATGTCGACGGTGTGTTCACCGCCGACCCGCGTGTGGTGAAGAAGGCCCGGAAGATCGACTGGATCGCCTTCGAGGACATGCTGGAGCTGGCCTCGTCCGGGTCCAAGGTGCTGCTCCACCGCTGTGTGGAGTACGCGCGCCGGTACAACATCCCGATCCACGTCCGCTCCTCCTTCAGCGGGCTGCAGGGCACGTGGGTCAGCAGTGAGCCGATTCAGCAAGGGGACAAGAAGGTGGAGCAGGCGCTCATCTCCGGTGTCGCGCACGACACCTCCGAGGCCAAGATCACGGTCGTCGGCGTGCCGGACAAGCCGGGCGAGGCGGCCTCGATCTTCCGTGCCATCGCCGACGCCGAGATCAACATCGACATGGTCGTGCAGAACGTGTCGGCCGCGGCCACCGGTCTCACGGACATCTCCTTCACGCTCCCGAAGTCCGAGGGGCGCAAGGCGATCGACGCCCTGGAGAAGGGCCGGACCGTGATCGGCTTCGACTCGCTGCGCTACGACGACCAGATCGGCAAGATCTCGCTCGTCGGCGCGGGCATGAAGACGAACCCGGGCGTCACGGCGGCCTTCTTCGAGGCGCTCAGCGCGGCGAGTGTGAACATCGAGCTGATCTCCACCTCCGAGATCCGTATCTCGGTGGTCACCCGTGCGGACGATGTGCCGGCGGCGGTCCGCGCGGTGCACACCGCCTTCGGCCTGGACTCCGAGAGCGACGAGGCCGTCGTCTACGGAGGCACCGGGCGATGACCGTCCTCCCCCGCGGGGGCACGGTACGCACGGCGTCGGCGCGCCACCCGTACGGGGAGACGGGGCTGCCCTCGGGCGGCCCCGGAAGCGCGGGCCCGGCCCGCCCTCGCTCGGCGGGCGTGGCGCGTCGGGGCGCGACCGACCGCCGACGTCCCGCGTGCACGGATCCAGTTCTGGAGCACCCATGACGGCACACACCGGAAAGCCGACACTCGCGGTCGTCGGGGCGACCGGGGCCGTCGGCCGGGTCATGCTCCAGATCCTGTCCCAGCACGCGGACATCTGGGGCGAGATCCGGCTGATCGCCTCGCCACGCTCCGCCGGCCGCAAGCTCGCCGTGCGCGGCGAGGAGGTCGAGGTCGTGGCGCTGTCCGAGGAGGCGCTCTCGGGCGTCGACGTGGCGATGTTCGACGTGCCGGACGAGATCGCACGGCAGTGGGCCCCGGTCGCCGCCGCCCGGGGCGCGGTCGTGGTGGACAACTCGGGCGCCTTCCGGATGGACCCCGACGTCCCCCTGGTGGTGCCGGAGGTCAACCCGCACGCCGCCCGGTCGCGGCCGCGCGGCATCGTCTCCAACCCCAACTGCACGACCCTCTCGATGATCGTGGCCCTCGGCGCGCTGCATGCCGAGTTCGGACTGCGTGAGCTGGTCGTCTCCTCCTACCAGGCCGTGAGCGGCGCGGGACGTGCCGGCGTCGACACCCTGCGCCAGCAGTTGTCGCTGGTCGCGGGCACCGAGCTGGGGACCAGCCCCGGTGACGTACGGCGCGCGGTGGGCGACAGCACGGGGCCGTTCTCCGAGCCCGTCGCGCTGAACGTGGTGCCCTGGGCCGGATCGCTGCGCGAGGACGGCTGGTCCTCGGAGGAGATGAAGGTCCGCGACGAGTCCCGCAAGATCCTGGGACTGCCGGATCTGCGGGTGGCCGTCACCTGTGTCCGGGTGCCGGTGGTCACCGTGCATTCGCTGACGGTGCACGCCCGCTTCGAGGGTGAGGTGACGGTCGGCCGTGCCCGCGAGATCCTCGACACCGCGCCCGGTGTGGTGCTGTTCGACAACCCGGGCGCGGGGGAGTTCCCCACGCCCGCGGACGTGGTGGGCACCGACCCGACCTGGGTGGGCCGGGTGCGCCGGGCCCTGGACGATCCGACCGCGCTCGAACTGTTCGTGTGCGGCGACAATCTACGCAAGGGCGCGGCCCTGAACTCCGCGCAGATCGCGGAACTGGTGGCGGCGGAGCTGGGGGCGCTCTAGAGGACCGGGCGCTCCGGAGGCTCAGGCGCTTCAGAGGCTCAGGCGCTTCAGAGTCCGGGCCGAGGGCGGGTACCGGCTGTAAATCTTATGGCCATTGGCGGAATCGTTTGTAGGATCTTCGATGGTTTCCCAGGTCAGGACTGTGGTCCGGACCACTTGAATCGAACCCTCTTGGCGTTCGAAGATTTTTCTCCCCGTCCTTGCAACCGCGCGCAGGGCGGGGAGCGTCTTTGCGGTCGCCTTCCGGGGGGCCGGGCGACACCACATTCGGGCATAGGGGAAGAGCTGGTACGCATGAGGGGATGTGGCGCACGGTCCGCCGTGCCGGGGGGCGCGCGAGGGTACGTGCGGAGGGGCGTGATGCCCGACGGGAATGTGTGCCCTGTCGCGTACAACCCTCCCGGGGGGAGAGACGTCCAACTTGCGTGGCAGAGGTACTCGAATTCACTGCGGTACGGACGACGGGCGCGGCTCTTCGTCCGTCCCGGCGTCCCCGCCTGTCCGGTGGCATGCCGGTGATCGCCCCCATGCCCGCAGCGCGGCCCGCCCGCATACCGAACCAGCGCGAGGGTGTCGACGACACGATCGCCGCAGGCACCACGGTCGATCACCTGACCGACACCTATCGCACCCACTACCGCTCCCTGCTGGGTCTGGCGGCGCTTCTCCTCGATGACACCGCGTCCTGCGAGGACGTCGTCCAGGAGGCGTTCATCCGGGTCCACTCGGCGCGCAAGCGCGTCCGCGACCCGGAGAAGACGCTCGCGTACCTCCGGCAGACCGTCGTGAACCTCTCGCGTTCCGCGCTGCGCCGCCGCATCCTCGGCCTGAAGCTGCTGTCCAAGCCCATGCCGGACATGGCGAGCGCGGAGGAGGGCGCCTACGACCAGCTGGAGCGCGACTCGCTGATCAAGGCGATGAAGGGCCTCCAGCGGCGTCAGCGCGAGGTCCTGGTGCTGCGCTACTTCGCGGACATGACCGAGGCCCAGGTCGCGGAGACGCTGGGTATCTCGCTGGGGTCGGTGAAGGCGTACGGCTCGCGCGGTATCGCGGCGCTCCGGGTCGCCATGGGGGCGTCGGCATGAGCGAGTACGACGAGCGGCGCGCCACAGCCCGGGGGCATGACTCCCGCACACCGCACGAGCCCTCCGAGCGGCAGGAACCGACCGGCCTGCCCGGGCTCCACGAGGACGACCACGAGCAGCACGCTGGGAACCGAACTGTGAACCATCGCCCCCACGAGCAGGGCCCGAACGAAGCCGTACCCGAACGCGACGACCGCGCGGGCGGGGACCACCCGGCTGCCGGACAGGCCGACACCGCTGCGGGACCGGCCGACGTCGACGCGGAGGAGGGCGACGGCGGCACAGGGCGGGACCGGCTCATGGCGGCGCTCGGTGGTATCGCCGACGACCTCGGAGCAGCTGGTTCCGGCGCCGGCGGGGGCGGCCGTGGCACCAGAGCGACCGGGACCGGACCCGAGGAGCCCGAAGGGGCCTCCGAGGGACTGGAAGCGGAGGAGCTCGCGTTGCGGCGGCTGCTGCACCAGGCGGTGAGCGAGATCGAGCCGCGTGACGGCACCTTGCAGCATCTGCGGCGCGCGGTACCTGCGCGCAGGGCCCGGAAGCGGCAGGCCGTGGTGGGCATGGCCGCCGCCGCGCTGTTCTTCGGCACCGCGGTCCCGGCCGCACTCCATGTCTCCCAGACCGCCGGGTCCGACGCCGACCCGTACATGGCGGGTCAGGCCTCCCAGGCCCACGGCGACGCCCAGAAGGGCACGGGGACGGAGGGCGGCTCCGGCGGCTCGGCCGGCTCCTCCGCGTCGTCCCCGGGCAGGACGGCGGGCGGCCACAAGGACGCGGAAGACCCGAGCAAGGACACGGGTGCCGGAGCCACCGCCGGTGCCGATCCGTCGGCCTCCGAGGAGAGCGCACCCGCGTGTACGGCGGGGCAGCTCGGCGGTGGAACGGCCACCGTGGGCTCCCCGGACTCCATCGGAGCGGTCTACGGCTCGTTCCGCCTCAGCAATGTCTCCACCACGAGCTGTACCGCCTCGGGCGGCGGCAGCGTCTCCACCGTCGCCCAGGGCGCCGCGGACTCGTCCAGGATCAGCGTGGTGAGCCATGCCGCGGGGGACGCGGCCACGGCTCTCCCGGACCCGGCCCAGCAGGTCTCGTCCCTGGTGCTCGTCCCCGGGGCGGCCTACGAGGTGAAGTTCGCCTGGGTCCCGTCGTCGACCTGCCCCACCAACTCCGGCGGCGGCACCGGCGGCACCTCCCCGGAACCGGACCCCTCGGACTCGGCGACCGCGGGCAGCGGCTCGAACACGGACAGCGGCGGCACATCGCCCCAGCTGATGACGGATGACGGCGTGGCCGACGGCAGTGTGGCGGTCACCCTCACCCCGGACAGCGGCGCGGGCGGCCTCACGACAACCATTCCGAACGCCTGCGCGGGCACCGTCTACCAGTCGGGGATGCTGCCGGCGTCCTGACCGCCCTGATCCCCGCGTCCCCGCGTCGGTGAGGTGCGGGCGTGTCGGCCAGGTGCGTCATGTGTGTGGTGGGCCGGCGGCTCGCGTACCGCCGGGGCTCCGGTCCCGGTCCGGGCAAGGCGCCGGAGCAACGCCTGGTCCGGGCGCCGGCTCTACCAACGCCCGGGCCAGGCTCCGGGACTCAGGCCCGGGTCAGCCCAAGCCCCCGGGACAGGAGGTCAGGCGCGCCTGGATCGGGGCGGGCCCGTGCCGCGACGGGCGCCGACAGGGCCGGGTGTCGGCCGGAACGGGCGTCGGGCCGGGGGCACCGTAGGGCGGCGAGACCGCGGTCCAGGGCCAGGGCCGGGGCCGCTGGTTGGGCCTGGCTGGGGGTCGGGCCCGGTTCCGGGCAAGAACAGACGGCGTCAGGCGATGCCTCAGGCCTTTGCGGCCCGCGCCCGGTCTTCCTCGGCGGCTTCCGGGGCGCCGCTCTCTTCGCCACCGGCCCCACCGGCTCCACCGGTCCGCTCCGTCGGGTCCCCGGCCGGGCCGTCACCCCCGGCGGACTCCGCTCCGGCGGCCGTTCCCTCCGGGGTGAGCCCCAGCTCGGCGTCCCGGGCGAACTCGACCTCGCGGCGCAGCAGCCGGAACCACATGAAGACCGTGAAGCCCGCGAAGACGAACCACTCGCCGGTGTAGCCCAGGTTCTGGAAGGCCTTCAGGTCGAGGCCGGTACCCTGGGGGGCCGTCGCCGGCACCGGCTTCATCCCGCTGTCGGCCTTGTCGAGGGTGATCCACGCGTCGTACACGTCGTACGGCACCAGGTTCACCAGCGATGCCGAGCTGATCGCCGCGGTCTGGCCGTCCGGCAGCCCGCCCACTGCGCTGACCCCGTTCGCCCCCGGGCTCTCCGATGCCTGGAGGGCTCCCGTGACGGTGACCTCGCCGGTGGGCGCGGCCGGTGCCTTCGCGGGGTCGGCGTCACCCGGCAGCCAGCCCCGCACCACCGGCAGCGCCTGACCCGAGCCGGTCCGCAGCATGGTCAGCACATAGAAGCCCTGCCTGCCGTCCAGCTCACGGTCCGGCACCAGCAACTGCTTGCCGTACCGCCCGGTGGCCGTGGCCTGCATTCCGGAGGTCATCTTGTCCACCGGCAACAGCTCGTCCAGTGGCCGAGGCGCCTCCTTGCGGTCCGTCGCGGCCCGCTCGGTCTGCGTCTGGTGGTCCTGCACCCGGGCCTCGAAGCGGCTCAACTGCCATGACCCCATGAACACGCAGAAGGGGATGGCCAGCAGCACGAAGACGTTGATCCCCCACCAGCGGGGCGTCAGCAGAAACCGGTACACGCCCTCAACGGTACGGTGCCGCCGCCGAGGACCCGCCCGTGGGGCCCGGGGTGCCCGGGTACGGGGCACACGCGCATGCCCCGTACGCCGCGCATCAGGTGCACCACGGCCGCCCTACGCCACGGTCGTCGCTCCCCTCACCTCCCCCGAGGCAGTCCCCAGGTGCCGCGCGGCGAAGTCCAGCTCCAGCCGCACCTGCTTGAGCCGCTCCTCGACCACCAGCGAGCCATGACCCGCGTCATACCGGTACACCTCGTGCACCGCGTCCCGCGCGGCGAGCCGGTCCACATAGTTCTCGACCTGGCGGATCGGGCAGCGGGGATCGTTCACCCCCGCCGAGATGTACACCGGTGCCTTCACCGCGTCCACATACGTCAGCGGCGACGACGCCTCGAAGCGCTCCGGCACCTCCTCGGGCGTGCCTCCGAGCAGTGTCCGGTCCAGGGCCTTCAGCGACTCCATCTCGTCGTGGTAGGCCGTGACATAGTCCGCGACCGGGACCGCCGCGATGCCGATCGTCCACGCGGTCGGCTGGACGCCGAGTCCGAGCAGTGTCAGATACCCGCCCCATGAACCACCCGTCAGGACGATCCGCTCCGGATCCGCGAGTCCGGACGACACCGCCCACTCCCGGACCGCCGCGATGTCCTCCAGCTCGATCAGCCCGACCCGGTGTCTGAGCGCGTCCGTCCATGCGCGGCCGTATCCCGTGGAGCCGCGGTAGTTGACCCGCACCACCGCATATCCGTGGTCCACCCAGGCCGCCGGGCCTGCCGCGAAGGAATCGCTGTCGTGCCAGGTCGGACCGCCGTGGATGTCGAACACCGTCGGCAGCGGCCCGCTCGATCCCGCCGGTCTCTGCACCAGGGCGTGGATGCGGCCGTCCGGCCCCTCCACCCACACGTCCTCCACGGGCACCGACCCGGGGCATCTCATCCCGGGCGGATCCAGCACGACCTCGCCGGACGTCGACCGCACCACGGGCGGCTCGGCCGCCGAGGACCACAGATACTCCACGGTCCCGTCGGGACGTGCGGTCGCTCCCGACAGCGTCCCCGGCGGTGTCGGCACACGCAGCAGCTCGCGCGTCGCCAGGTCGTAGCGGAACAGCTCGCTGCGTGCCTCGAAACCGTGCACGACCAGCAGCGCGGAACCGTCGGGATACCACTCCGCGGCCACATCGCCGGGCAGCTCCAGCTCCAGATCCGTCTCCTCGCCCGAGGTGACGTCCCACACCAGCGGCTCCCACCGGCCGCGCCGCTGGTGTCCGATCAGCAGCCGGGTGTCCCCGTCCACCGGAGCGAAGCCCAACACCTCCAGGCCCAGCTCGACGGTGCCGCCCCTGGTGTCGTCCAGCTCCGCGACCGTCGAACCGTCCGGTCGCAGCACGCGCAGCGCCGAGTGCATCGCGTCGCCGTGCTCGGTGTGCTCGACGGCGATCAGCAAGCCGTCGTGCGAGAAGTCCCCCACCCCGGCCGACTCGGGATGACGGTAGATCTCCACCGGGTCCTGCCCGGTCCGCACCAGGTGGATCGTCGATCCGTCCTGGTCGGTGGACCGGCCCACGACCGCCGTCCGCCCGTCCCGCCCGAGCGCGAGCCCGGCCGGGTACGACGGCTCGAGCCCGGGAGCCGCCGGCTCATCGGCCCCGGAGCCCGTGCGGGAGGCATCGAGCGTGAACGCCTGGCGTCTCCAGATACCGAACTCGTCGCCGTCCGTGTCGTCGAACCACCAGATCCACTCCCCGTCCGGAGAGAGCACGCCGTCCGTCGTGCCGTTCGCCCGGTTGGTGACCTGGCGCTGCCGGCCCGTGGCGCGGTCCCATGCGTACAGCTCGTACGTCCCCGTGGCGTTGGAGACGAACAGCGAGCGGTGCGGGGCGTCCTCCGCCCAGTCCGGCAGCGACACCCGTGGCGCCCGGAAGCGCTTCTCC encodes:
- a CDS encoding aspartate-semialdehyde dehydrogenase — translated: MTAHTGKPTLAVVGATGAVGRVMLQILSQHADIWGEIRLIASPRSAGRKLAVRGEEVEVVALSEEALSGVDVAMFDVPDEIARQWAPVAAARGAVVVDNSGAFRMDPDVPLVVPEVNPHAARSRPRGIVSNPNCTTLSMIVALGALHAEFGLRELVVSSYQAVSGAGRAGVDTLRQQLSLVAGTELGTSPGDVRRAVGDSTGPFSEPVALNVVPWAGSLREDGWSSEEMKVRDESRKILGLPDLRVAVTCVRVPVVTVHSLTVHARFEGEVTVGRAREILDTAPGVVLFDNPGAGEFPTPADVVGTDPTWVGRVRRALDDPTALELFVCGDNLRKGAALNSAQIAELVAAELGAL
- a CDS encoding SigE family RNA polymerase sigma factor; this encodes MPVIAPMPAARPARIPNQREGVDDTIAAGTTVDHLTDTYRTHYRSLLGLAALLLDDTASCEDVVQEAFIRVHSARKRVRDPEKTLAYLRQTVVNLSRSALRRRILGLKLLSKPMPDMASAEEGAYDQLERDSLIKAMKGLQRRQREVLVLRYFADMTEAQVAETLGISLGSVKAYGSRGIAALRVAMGASA
- a CDS encoding SURF1 family protein — its product is MYRFLLTPRWWGINVFVLLAIPFCVFMGSWQLSRFEARVQDHQTQTERAATDRKEAPRPLDELLPVDKMTSGMQATATGRYGKQLLVPDRELDGRQGFYVLTMLRTGSGQALPVVRGWLPGDADPAKAPAAPTGEVTVTGALQASESPGANGVSAVGGLPDGQTAAISSASLVNLVPYDVYDAWITLDKADSGMKPVPATAPQGTGLDLKAFQNLGYTGEWFVFAGFTVFMWFRLLRREVEFARDAELGLTPEGTAAGAESAGGDGPAGDPTERTGGAGGAGGEESGAPEAAEEDRARAAKA
- a CDS encoding S9 family peptidase — encoded protein: MTESNESPSPQRGEEMPDWEKRFRAPRVSLPDWAEDAPHRSLFVSNATGTYELYAWDRATGRQRQVTNRANGTTDGVLSPDGEWIWWFDDTDGDEFGIWRRQAFTLDASRTGSGADEPAAPGLEPSYPAGLALGRDGRTAVVGRSTDQDGSTIHLVRTGQDPVEIYRHPESAGVGDFSHDGLLIAVEHTEHGDAMHSALRVLRPDGSTVAELDDTRGGTVELGLEVLGFAPVDGDTRLLIGHQRRGRWEPLVWDVTSGEETDLELELPGDVAAEWYPDGSALLVVHGFEARSELFRYDLATRELLRVPTPPGTLSGATARPDGTVEYLWSSAAEPPVVRSTSGEVVLDPPGMRCPGSVPVEDVWVEGPDGRIHALVQRPAGSSGPLPTVFDIHGGPTWHDSDSFAAGPAAWVDHGYAVVRVNYRGSTGYGRAWTDALRHRVGLIELEDIAAVREWAVSSGLADPERIVLTGGSWGGYLTLLGLGVQPTAWTIGIAAVPVADYVTAYHDEMESLKALDRTLLGGTPEEVPERFEASSPLTYVDAVKAPVYISAGVNDPRCPIRQVENYVDRLAARDAVHEVYRYDAGHGSLVVEERLKQVRLELDFAARHLGTASGEVRGATTVA